The genomic interval AATTTTTAGCTTCGTCTTTAGTCCTCAAGTCTTTGCAAAAAGCTACAGCAGTGCGCCGGCGATGAAGATCGATACAAAAAAAACGTATACTGCCGAAATCGAAACCAACAAAGGTAAGTTCACCATAGAGCTTTTCGCAAAAGATGCTCCTAAGGCCGTGAACAACTTTGTATTTCTCGCGAAAGAGGGATTTTACAAAGACATCGTATTCCATCGAATTATTAAATCTTTTATGATCCAAACTGGAGATCCTCAAGGCAATGGGAGCGGTGGTCCTGGTTATAATTTTGAGGACGAACTCAATGGTCCTCATAAATACGGCCCCGGGATTGTGGCAATGGCGAATGCGGGACCTAATACCAACGGAAGCCAGTTTTTTGTTTGCACGGGTTTTGACTCCGCCAATCTCAACCGTATGCCCAATTACACTATTTTTGGGAGAATTAAGGAAGGCATGGCTACAGTCGATAAAATTGCAGCAACTCCGGTCAAAGGGAATGATCAAGGTGAGATGAGTACTCCCAAGGAAAAAGTTTTCATTAAATCCGTAAAAATCACAGAAAAATAAATGCTAGAACTGCTTAAACTTTATTCTCATCTTCCGAACTTTAAAGGAAAAAACTTTCTAGGTCAGAGAGTATTCGCTCGTACTCTCTCGGGCCAAATGTTTCTCGATCAAGAGATGCAGGATGGATTTAAACTTTCTTTAGATGTTCAGGATCGAATGCAGCGAATGATCTACATCAAGCGTTGCCACGAGCCCGAGACGGAGAAAGTCCTTAAAAAATTAATCTCCAAGGCTAAAGTATTTTGCGATATTGGAGCCAATTTCGGCTATTTCAGTTTTTTGGCGCAACAGCTCGAGCCTCAGGCACAAATCTATTCCTTCGAGCCTCTTCCTAAAAACATCGAAAATTTCAAAAAGAATTTAAAACTGAATGCCTTTTCTAAAATTGAGCTTGTTGAGGCGTGTTTGAGCGACCAAATTGGCGAAACTGAGTTTCTTTTGCCTCCCGCCGGAGAGAGTGGTTGGGGAAGAATGGCTCATCGCGATTTATTTTCAGGTGAAAAAATAAAACGCTCTGTCATCACTCTTGATAGTTTTTTTCTACAGCGGAAAATAAATCAGTGTGACCTTATCAAGATTGATGTGGAAGGTTACGAATTTAAAGTGCTTCAAGGCGCAAGAAATGTGATCGCTAAATTTAAGCCGCAGATTTGCATCGAATTGAATGAGCCTTGTTTGATCGATACCGGAACTTCGGGTGAGGAAATTTTCAAACATCTTAAAAGTTTGGGATACAGAATGCATAGCATATCCTCATCGGGTGAACTCAATGCCGTCGATCATCCTCTAAAGTCCTATGAATACATGAACTATATTGCGCTGATGAATTAGGTCTCAGAAAACTTGAGACGTGCAGTAAAAATGGGTTTTTGATCGGTGGTGCGAACTCCCTGGAATTGATTGTATGTGAAGATTCCGTCTTTCACTTCGTCAAGCCCTCTCTGGACATTCACCACGTCGCCCGTTTTAGCTTCGGCTAAAAAATTCACCTCGTAACCATAGAGATGAACTCCACCGCGAAGCCTATCGATGGGTATAGCGTCTAATATCCACTGTGCGTACTTTGTATTGTTGACGTGATTGTTTAGATCGATATCGCTATTACGCACTTGAAACTGGGAGAGATTTTCCGAATCGTTGGTGTAGACAATTTTTTCGGGCATGTGATTCAGATGTCC from Bdellovibrionales bacterium carries:
- a CDS encoding FkbM family methyltransferase, producing the protein MLELLKLYSHLPNFKGKNFLGQRVFARTLSGQMFLDQEMQDGFKLSLDVQDRMQRMIYIKRCHEPETEKVLKKLISKAKVFCDIGANFGYFSFLAQQLEPQAQIYSFEPLPKNIENFKKNLKLNAFSKIELVEACLSDQIGETEFLLPPAGESGWGRMAHRDLFSGEKIKRSVITLDSFFLQRKINQCDLIKIDVEGYEFKVLQGARNVIAKFKPQICIELNEPCLIDTGTSGEEIFKHLKSLGYRMHSISSSGELNAVDHPLKSYEYMNYIALMN
- a CDS encoding peptidylprolyl isomerase, translated to MKIDTKKTYTAEIETNKGKFTIELFAKDAPKAVNNFVFLAKEGFYKDIVFHRIIKSFMIQTGDPQGNGSGGPGYNFEDELNGPHKYGPGIVAMANAGPNTNGSQFFVCTGFDSANLNRMPNYTIFGRIKEGMATVDKIAATPVKGNDQGEMSTPKEKVFIKSVKITEK